The following is a genomic window from Flavobacterium sp..
CATCGAACTTAATCTGAACAAAACGCTTAAATTTTTGATACGCACTCGGATATTCTTTAGTGTCAGAAAATAATTTTAACGCTCTTTCTTTTATGGAAGACCAATTAGCTTCATCATTTCCATAGAACTCAAAAGGGGTTTTATCACCTTTTTTACGGTTTTCATCTGCATAGCAAAGCGTTTTATTTGAAAAACTATCATTCAAAGAACGACTCCAAGGATGAATATGCTCAATCTGCACTTCACCAGAAAATAATTGCGTTACTGAAATAGGTTTTCCTGTATACGGACAAGTACGTTTACATTCTTCCCATAATTTATAAAGTAAAATGTTATCATGGGTAATTCTTTGTCCTTCTTCTAATAATCTTGCTTTTACTCTATCATTCTCTCTTTCTAATCGTTTTTGTTCTCTACGAATTTTATTACGTTGTGATTTTGAGATTTTTAAATCACGTGCCATTTCCACTTTGATTTCGTCAATCTTGTAGTGCTCATCAATTAACTCATTAACTAATTTTCGTAGTTCAAACAAAGCAGTAATTACAATTGGATTTCGAATAGCTTGAATTTCTTTATCTGCATCTTTTCCAACTGGTAATTTATCTAATAAGTCAGCAGCATCAATCGTAGCAGAATGATGATATAACTTTCGTAATTGATTATCTGAAATATTGTAATCATTTCTTAGAATATCTTTGATAATTTCAATAAATCCACCTTTATTTTTTGAACGAACAATTTCATACACATTATCATAAAAGAAATTTCTTTTCTCATTAGATAATTTTTCCCATTCTGAACCAAAAACATTTTTAATACCAGCTAATACAACGGCAACGTCATATGTAAATCCAGATTTTAAAAACGGTAAAATATTAGAAATCGCTTTTCTACTTAAGCTAGAATAACCGTCTTTCACATTAAATTTTGCAATAGATACCGCTTGTTCATCTGTAAAACTCCAATTTTTAACAGCATACTCTTTTAAATTAGATTTACTATCAAAGAAATATAATACATGCCAAATATCTTCCTGTTCTTTATCTGAAAATTCAAACCATTTCTTACCAAAGTACTTCTTATTGGATAAATTAGAAATTGTATGTGTTCCTACTATTTTATCATCATCTTTGTAGTTGAATTTGAATTCAGCACTTTCTTTACCAATAACTTTTCTAATTTTTTTAAATTCAGGTTTTTCATTAGCATATAAAAATTCAACTATTTTTTGTTTCTCTTCTTGAGAAATTTTCTTTCCGTTATATTCTACTGTATTTACCCATTGCCAAACCCTAAACTGTTCAAAAGGAATTGCACTAATTGGACATTTAGTTTTAGTAGGTTCAAAAGAACAATTACCAACTAAATGCTTTTGTGAACGCAATGGTCGTTGATGAAATAATATTCCATCTTCTTTATAACCATCTAATTTTCTACCACCTAATAATGTTTTTAAATCTTCATTTAAATTAGAATGAAACTGAGCTTGTTTATTCCAAATCAATTCAAACTCATCAACATACATTTTTCTGGTTGTATATCGATTACGAATTCGTTCCAAACCATCTTGAAACGGCTGGTTTTCTTTTGGATAAATTTCAAAAAGATACGACCCTAACGTTTTATCTTGAATACTTTCTTGTGTTTCTGTAATTCCAATTTTTCCTTCTTTTGGATTTCCTTTAAAAATTGCACCATCATCACTTCCTCCTTTTCTACTATTACTCAAAAAACCACGTCTTTGAATTAAATGATAAAAAATTCTACCTATTTCTTCTAAGGATAATTTTTCCTTTAATGCCTTCTGACGTAATTCATATGGATTTAAAGCAAACCAATTCGCTAATTTTTCAGAAGGAAATTCTTTTGTCTTTTTCCAATCTTCAAAATCATTGGCAACCATAGGACACATTTTATTCTCTGAAAGAGCTTTCAATAAAATTTTCTTTCTTAATCTTCTTCTAAAAAATTGTCTTCTCACACCTCTTGCTCCAGTGCGACTT
Proteins encoded in this region:
- the cas9 gene encoding type II CRISPR RNA-guided endonuclease Cas9 (Cas9, originally named Csn1, is the large, multifunctional signature protein of type II CRISPR/Cas systems. It is well known even to general audiences because its RNA-guided endonuclease activity has made it a popular tool for custom editing of eukaryotic genomes.), with translation MAKILGLDLGTNSIGWALIDDTHNKILGVGSRIFPMGVENLGDGDGEISKNASRTGARGVRRQFFRRRLRKKILLKALSENKMCPMVANDFEDWKKTKEFPSEKLANWFALNPYELRQKALKEKLSLEEIGRIFYHLIQRRGFLSNSRKGGSDDGAIFKGNPKEGKIGITETQESIQDKTLGSYLFEIYPKENQPFQDGLERIRNRYTTRKMYVDEFELIWNKQAQFHSNLNEDLKTLLGGRKLDGYKEDGILFHQRPLRSQKHLVGNCSFEPTKTKCPISAIPFEQFRVWQWVNTVEYNGKKISQEEKQKIVEFLYANEKPEFKKIRKVIGKESAEFKFNYKDDDKIVGTHTISNLSNKKYFGKKWFEFSDKEQEDIWHVLYFFDSKSNLKEYAVKNWSFTDEQAVSIAKFNVKDGYSSLSRKAISNILPFLKSGFTYDVAVVLAGIKNVFGSEWEKLSNEKRNFFYDNVYEIVRSKNKGGFIEIIKDILRNDYNISDNQLRKLYHHSATIDAADLLDKLPVGKDADKEIQAIRNPIVITALFELRKLVNELIDEHYKIDEIKVEMARDLKISKSQRNKIRREQKRLERENDRVKARLLEEGQRITHDNILLYKLWEECKRTCPYTGKPISVTQLFSGEVQIEHIHPWSRSLNDSFSNKTLCYADENRKKGDKTPFEFYGNDEANWSSIKERALKLFSDTKEYPSAYQKFKRFVQIKFDDDFSSRQLNDTRYISKEAKNYLSRICKNVIVSPGQATSNLRQKWGMNNILNDENEKTRDDHRHHAVDALVMACTKISYVQELSKWNRYNRNSELKNFPLPWESFRYDAEKAVEKILISHKKVSNDITVQFKTVEKNGKKYINKGVAARGQLHKETVYGKRNFNGEEAFHVRKAIDSLTTEKQLDKVVDESIKLLIRKKIQELGGFVKGNIPANTFFIVDENGIKQPQIFLPNKNGAPVPILKVRIKENIGGAEKLKDKVNQWVNPRNNHHVLIYKDEKGNLKEEVVTFWTVVERKRTGQSAYQLPIDGKEMVTTLHINDMFLLGLNEDEINLENPDYDVLKDHLYRVQKLTSGDYFFRKHKSSTVTDDDYRQIRGFGEGKTGWFTFNPIKVKISVSGKIQKL